In a single window of the Mustela nigripes isolate SB6536 chromosome 17, MUSNIG.SB6536, whole genome shotgun sequence genome:
- the FFAR1 gene encoding free fatty acid receptor 1: protein MDLPPQLSFALYAAAFALGFPLNALAIGGAVSHARLRLTPSLVYALHLGCSDLLLAASLPLKAVEALALGAWPLPAPLCPAFALAHFAPLYAGGGFLAALSVGRYLGAAFPLGYQAARRPCYSWGVCAAIWALVLCHLGLVFGLEAPGGWMNNTTSSLGINTPVNGSPVCLEAWDPASAGPARLSLSLLLFFLPLSITAFCYVGCLRALVRSGLSHRRKLRAAWVAGGALLTLLLCLGPYNASNVAGFLRPNMGGCWRKLGLITGAWSVVLNPLVTGYLGGATRRVTSVARTKGGTSQK, encoded by the coding sequence ATGGACCTGCCCCCGCAGCTCTCCTTTGCCCTCTATGCGGCCGCCTTTGCGTTGGGCTTCCCACTCAACGCCCTGGCCATTGGGGGTGCCGTGTCCCACGCCCGGCTCCGCCTCACCCCTAGCCTTGTCTATGCCCTCCATCTGGGCTGCTCTGACCTCTTGCTGGCAGCCTCTCTGCCCCTGAAGGCGGTGGAGGCCCTGGCCTTGGGTGCCTGGCCTCTTCCGGCCCCACTCTGTCCTGCCTTTGCTCTTGCCCACTTCGCTCCGCTCTATGCCGGTGGGGGCTTCCTGGCTGCCCTGAGCGTCGGCCGCTACCTAGGGGCTGCTTTCCCCCTGGGCTACCAAGCTGCCCGGAGACCGTGCTATTCCTGGGGGGTGTGTGCGGCCATATGGGCCCTTGTCCTCTGTCACCTGGGGCTGGTGTTTGGGTTGGAGGCTCCGGGAGGCTGGATGAACAATACCACCAGCTCCCTGGGCATCAACACACCAGTCAATGGCTCTCCAGTCTGCCTGGAGGCCTGGGACCCAGCCTCAGCGGGCCCCGCTCGCCTcagcctctctctcctgctcttcttcCTGCCCCTGAGCATTACAGCCTTCTGTTACGTGGGTTGCCTTCGGGCACTGGTCCGCTCAGGCCTGAGCCACAGACGGAAGCTAAGGGCAGCCTGGGTGGCCGGGGGGGCCCTGCTCACACTGCTGCTCTGCTTAGGACCTTACAATGCCTCCAACGTGGCTGGCTTCCTGCGCCCCAACATGGGAGGCTGCTGGCGGAAACTGGGGCTCATCACAGGGGCTTGGAGTGTGGTGCTCAACCCGCTGGTGACTGGCTACTTGGGAGGAGCTACCAGGAGGGTGACAAGTGTGGCAAGAACAAAAGGAGGGACATCCCAGAAGTAG
- the FFAR3 gene encoding LOW QUALITY PROTEIN: free fatty acid receptor 3 (The sequence of the model RefSeq protein was modified relative to this genomic sequence to represent the inferred CDS: inserted 1 base in 1 codon): MGTSPKWSFFPGDHWLYFSVYLFTFIVGLPLNMMALVIFVGKLRRRPVAVDVLLLNLTLSDLLLLLFLPFRMVEAASAMRWPLPLVFCPLSGFLFFTTIYLTSLFLTTVSIERFLSVAYPIWYKARPRPGQASLVSGACWLLASAHCSMVYVTEFSGNSSYSQTINRTCYLEFQEAQLAILLPVRLEMAVVLFGVPLLITSYCYGRLVWLLSRGTNHRRKRRVVGLVAATLLNFLICFGPYNVSHVVGYIKGESPAWRSYVLLLSTLNSCVDPLVYYFSSSGFQADFHQLLRRLTGGRGPWKQEGSVKLKKSEXGGQPWELSNVGNRERTLAVARQFLAGVRQD, translated from the exons ATGGGCACAAGTCCGAAATGGTCCTTCTTCCCTGGCGATCACTGGCTCTACTTCTCCGTGTATCTCTTCACCTTCATCGTGGGGCTCCCCCTCAACATGATGGCCCTGGTGATCTTCGTGGGCAAGCTGCGGCGGCGCCCGGTGGCCGTGGACGTGCTTTTGCTCAACCTGACCCTCTCCGACCTgctcctgctgctcttcctgccatTCCGCATGGTGGAGGCCGCCAGTGCCATGCGCTGGCCCCTGCCCTTAgtcttctgccccctctctggaTTCCTCTTCTTCACCACCATCTATCTGACCTCCCTCTTCCTGACAACTGTAAGCATTGAGCGCTTCCTGAGCGTGGCCTACCCAATATGGTACAAGGCCCGGCCCAGGCCTGGACAGGCCAGCCTGGTCAGCGGGGCCTGCTGGCTCCTGGCCAGTGCTCATTGCAGCATGGTCTACGTCACTGAATTCTCAGGGAACTCCTCCTACAGCCAGACTATCAACAGGACCTGCTACTTGGAATTCCAGGAGGCCCAGCTGGCTATCCTCCTCCCCGTCAGGCTGGAGATGGCTGTGGTCCTTTTTGGGGTGCCCCTGCTCATCACCAGCTACTGCTATGGCCGCCTGGTGTGGTTGCTCAGCAGGGGAACCAACCACCGAAGGAAGCGGCGCGTGGTTGGGCTTGTGGCAGCCACCCTGCTCAACTTCCTTATCTGCTTCGGGCCCTACAACGTGTCTCATGTCGTGGGCTACATCAAGGGTGAAAGCCCCGCGTGGAGAAGTTATGTGCTGCTTCTTAGCACCTTGAATTCCTGCGTCGACCCCCTTGTCTACTACTTCTCATCATCCGGATTCCAGGCTGACTTTCACCAGCTGCTGAGAAGGCTGACGGGGGGCAGGGGCCCTTGGAAGCAGGAGGGCAGCGTGAAGCTAAAGAAGAGTG GAGGGGGGCAGCCATGGGAGCTGTCCAACGTAGGGAACAGGGAGCGGACGCTGGCAGTGGCCAGGCAGTTCCTAGCTGGAGTCAGGCAGGACTAG